A portion of the Candidatus Woesearchaeota archaeon genome contains these proteins:
- a CDS encoding helix-turn-helix transcriptional regulator — protein sequence MKISLEKVRKPRELGPNEEIAWFTQTLGLESKRDKQKIVFKIFSELVKEIKIGNGLSSEELAQRLKLSRTTIIHHLNKLIDSGLIIKHSSKYFLRENSLTEVLKEIRKDLDRIFLDLESTAKDIDEGLGLK from the coding sequence ATGAAGATATCATTAGAAAAAGTACGTAAACCTAGAGAACTTGGACCTAATGAAGAGATAGCATGGTTTACTCAAACTCTTGGATTAGAATCTAAAAGAGATAAGCAAAAGATAGTATTTAAGATATTTAGTGAACTAGTAAAAGAAATTAAAATTGGAAATGGACTGTCTTCTGAAGAATTAGCTCAAAGATTAAAACTAAGTAGAACAACAATTATACATCATTTGAATAAATTGATTGATTCTGGATTAATAATAAAACATAGCTCAAAGTATTTCTTACGTGAAAATTCTTTAACCGAAGTTTTAAAAGAGATTAGGAAAGATTTAGATAGAATTTTCTTAGATCTTGAATCAACAGCAAAAGATATAGATGAAGGTTTAGGATTAAAGTAG
- a CDS encoding N-glycosylase/DNA lyase has protein sequence MKSLLNSIETLKKSFVKSEVDKRIKEFENNKDYFSELCYCLLTANFNAERSIKIQNILNKDFHKLTEKQLAKKLKSLGHRFPNTRAKYISEAKKHKENLKDILQIANKTTLREWLVNNIKGLGYKEASHFLRNIGYKDYAIIDFHILDLLEENKLIKKQKTINKKTYIEIENVLKKLANQTKLNLAELDLYLWYLETNKILK, from the coding sequence TTGAAATCCTTACTTAATTCAATAGAAACATTAAAGAAAAGTTTTGTAAAGTCTGAAGTAGACAAAAGAATAAAAGAATTTGAAAACAATAAAGATTATTTTAGTGAGTTATGTTATTGTTTATTAACTGCAAACTTTAATGCAGAGCGTTCAATCAAAATTCAAAATATCTTAAATAAAGATTTTCATAAATTAACTGAAAAACAACTTGCAAAAAAACTAAAATCTCTTGGACATAGATTTCCAAATACGAGAGCAAAATATATTTCAGAAGCAAAAAAACACAAAGAAAACCTAAAAGATATTCTTCAGATAGCCAATAAAACCACTTTAAGAGAATGGTTAGTAAATAACATTAAAGGCCTAGGATACAAGGAAGCAAGCCATTTCTTAAGAAATATAGGTTATAAAGATTATGCAATTATAGACTTTCATATTTTGGATTTATTAGAAGAAAATAAACTTATAAAAAAACAAAAAACCATAAATAAAAAAACTTATATTGAAATTGAAAATGTTTTAAAAAAGTTAGCAAATCAAACAAAATTAAATTTAGCAGAATTAGATTTATATCTTTGGTATCTAGAAACAAATAAGATTCTTAAATAA
- a CDS encoding ATP-binding protein translates to MNYNQVITFWKEFEVPASLYRNIEIDLEIDFIKTITGPRRAGKTFLCFQLIKKLIQEGHLKENILYINFEDNALLGANSEDLDGLMNSFFELYQPNKKQKIYFFFDEIQVVKNWDSWIRKIYDTRRDIQLILTGSSSKLLSKEISTQLRGRVINKEIFPLSFKEIILWKGIDYNLKIVSYSKSKVEIKKIFSLFVKEGGYPAIIFQDKQKENILQSYYESMIFKDVIERYRIKDVKKLKTLANLLFESVSKEMSYNKLANKLKSMGFKISKNTIIEYLSYFEEAYLFFQNMKYEYSLATQLGSIKKVYCIDNGLLNAVSFKVSDDFGKLLENLVFIELKRRNEQVYYYKKDYECDFLTIKKNKVILAIQVTRKLDEENETREIKGLLGAINEYKLKEGLILTENQEEERIINGKKIKILPIWKWLLE, encoded by the coding sequence ATGAATTATAACCAAGTTATAACCTTCTGGAAGGAATTTGAAGTTCCTGCAAGTTTGTATAGAAATATAGAGATAGACTTAGAAATAGATTTTATAAAAACTATAACTGGGCCTAGAAGAGCAGGAAAAACATTCTTATGTTTTCAATTAATTAAAAAACTTATACAAGAGGGTCATTTGAAGGAAAATATATTATACATTAATTTTGAGGATAATGCTTTGCTAGGTGCAAATTCAGAAGATTTAGATGGGTTAATGAACTCTTTTTTTGAACTTTATCAGCCAAATAAAAAACAAAAGATTTACTTTTTTTTCGATGAAATTCAAGTAGTTAAAAATTGGGATTCATGGATAAGAAAAATTTATGATACTAGAAGAGATATACAATTAATTTTAACTGGTTCGAGTTCTAAATTATTAAGTAAAGAAATTTCTACTCAACTCAGAGGAAGGGTAATAAATAAAGAAATTTTTCCATTGAGCTTTAAGGAGATTATTCTATGGAAAGGAATAGATTATAACTTAAAAATAGTTTCATATAGCAAAAGTAAAGTTGAAATTAAAAAAATATTTTCTTTATTTGTTAAAGAAGGTGGATATCCTGCAATCATTTTTCAAGATAAACAAAAAGAAAATATTTTGCAAAGTTATTATGAATCTATGATTTTTAAAGATGTTATAGAAAGATATAGAATAAAAGATGTAAAAAAATTAAAAACTTTAGCGAATCTTCTTTTTGAATCAGTTTCTAAAGAAATGTCCTATAATAAACTTGCAAACAAACTAAAATCCATGGGATTTAAAATAAGTAAGAATACAATTATAGAATATCTATCTTATTTTGAAGAAGCTTATTTATTCTTCCAAAATATGAAATATGAATATTCTTTAGCAACACAATTAGGTTCAATTAAAAAGGTTTATTGTATTGATAATGGGTTATTAAATGCTGTAAGCTTTAAAGTCTCTGATGATTTTGGAAAACTCCTTGAGAATTTAGTGTTTATTGAATTAAAAAGAAGAAATGAACAAGTTTATTATTATAAAAAAGATTATGAATGCGATTTTTTGACAATTAAAAAAAATAAAGTTATTTTAGCTATTCAAGTAACACGCAAATTAGATGAAGAAAATGAAACAAGAGAAATTAAGGGTTTATTAGGAGCGATAAATGAATATAAACTTAAAGAAGGTTTAATTTTAACTGAAAATCAAGAAGAAGAAAGAATAATAAATGGAAAAAAGATAAAAATACTTCCTATCTGGAAATGGCTCTTAGAATAA